The following coding sequences are from one Daphnia pulex isolate KAP4 chromosome 11, ASM2113471v1 window:
- the LOC124207799 gene encoding sodium/hydrogen exchanger 2-like yields MTLKMKLYQFLFLFPVIGICYSLPQTLRQLPQPSDVIFNEHPLSETTKINNQLVGLTTSEHQKLIHSPTERNENGQVSSYSPDAFHPTVPTERPHIPIAEPNFPRVAVPFTIGMWVLGICIVKTVVNGWPKLLAWFPETCCLIVVGFAVGGILYATKTPVLSPLSSTIFFFCMLPPIILDAGYFMPNRLFFDHFGTILLFAVVGTIFNAICIGVSLWACGLSGLYGFEISLLETLLFSSLISAVDPVTVLAVLEEIHVDKVLYIIVFGESLMNDAVSVVLYNMCDSYVTLGADKIETADVFTGFAAFIVLALGGTIIGIVWGFLAGFVTKFTHRVPVIEPVFVFIMSYAALINAETFQLSSILSVMFCGITMKNYVAENVSPASLTTINKGLKAISNCSESIIFMFLGITTVNDHHEWNTAFILLTVFFCTLYRAIGVFILSEIANYFRLHKLNFVEKLVMSYSGLRGAIAFALVLLIDPSRIPRQPLFVTATITVVFFTVFFQGITIRPLVRFLKVKQEEHQEKTMNERLHERMLDYTMAGVLDVLGQCNSIKIRNKFKQWDYAYIRPCLFRGEKHREPKITETYWALRILEATKLARCNHTNSTQSGSDSLANSNRSCSSSGLVARKSSPQSMEGAARNLNTSKREPSAKGEIRDPAEVCHRHVACKLYRCKSVGHSRCCRHVVSRDCDLSSDSNSAKSITNSNFIPKGKTNRGYDDVEDEVLFRSTDSNPDGEEQLSTSTVPASASCEPNANSRISAQFIK; encoded by the exons ATGACATTGAAAATGAAGTTGtatcagtttttatttttatttcccgtgATCGGCATTTGTTATTCACTTCCGCAAACTCTACGCCAACTGCCTCAACCTTCTGATGTTATTTTTAACGAGCATCCGTTGTCGGAGAcgacgaaaataaataatcaactCGTGGGGCTGACGACGAGTGAACACCAGAAGTTGATTCATTCACCAACAG AGAGAAACGAAAATGGGCAGGTTTCTTCTTATTCACCTGATGCCTTTCATCCGACGGTTCCAACCGAACGTCCTCACATTCCCATTGCCGAACCCAATTTTCCAAGAGTGGCCGTTCCGTTTACTATTGGCATGTGGGTCCTTGGCATCTGCATAGTCAAGACAG TTGTGAACGGTTGGCCGAAATTGTTAGCCTGGTTCCCCGAAACCTGTTGCTTGATCGTCGTCGGGTTCGCCGTCGGGGGCATTTTGTACGCTACCAAAACGCCCGTGCTGTCCCCGCTGTCGTcgaccatcttcttcttctgtatgCTGCCGCCCATCATTTTGGATGCCGGTTATTTTATGCCCAATCGGCTCTTTTTCGACCATTTCGGCACAATTCTCCTCTTCGCCGTGGTGGGGACAATATTCAACGCCATTTGTATAG gTGTTAGTCTTTGGGCCTGCGGTTTGTCCGGTCTTTACGGTTTCGAGATTTCTTTGCTGGAAACGCTCCTTTTCTCATCTCTTATTTCCGCCGTGGATCCAGTGACTGTACTGGCAGTTCTTGAAGAAATTCACGTTGATAAAGTTCTCTACATTATTGTCTTTGGAGAATCATTGATGAATGATGCTGTCTCTGTG gtTCTGTATAACATGTGTGACTCATACGTCACTCTCGGCGCCGACAAAATCGAAACGGCAGACGTTTTTACCGGATTCGccgcttttattgttttggcTCTTGGCGGAACGATTATTGGCATCGTTTGGGGATTCCTGGCCGGTTTCGTCACCAAATTTACCCACCGTGTTCCAGTCATCGAGCCCGTCTTTGTGTTCATTATGAGCTATGCAGCTCTAATTAATGCTGAAACCTTTCAGTTGTCAAGCATTCTTTC AGTCATGTTTTGCGGGATCACAATGAAGAACTACGTGGCAGAGAATGTGTCGCCCGCTTCCCTGACGACCATCAACAAGGGACTGAAGGCAATCAGCAATTGTTCTGAATCGATCATATTTATGTTCCTAGGCATCACTACGGTCAACGACCATCACGAGTGGAACACGGCCTTCATTCTACTCACCGTATTTTTCTGCACGCTCTACAGAGCAATCG GCGTTTTTATCCTGTCGGAAATCGCCAACTATTTTCGCCTTCACAAACTGAATTTTGTCGAAAAGTTGGTCATGTCTTACAGCGGATTACGTGGAGCCATCGCCTTTGCTTTGGTCCTCCTCATCGATCCCAGTCGCATCCCCCGTCAGCCGCTTTTTGTTACCGCGACCATCACTGTCGTCTTCTTCACCGTTTTCTTCCAG GGCATCACCATCCGGCCGCTTGTGAGATTCCTCAAGgtgaaacaagaagaacacCAGGAGAAAACGATGAACGAACGTCTTCATGAAAGG ATGCTTGATTATACGATGGCGGGAGTCTTGGATGTGTTGGGTCAATGCAACAGTATCAAAATTCGTAACAA GTTCAAGCAGTGGGATTACGCTTACATCCGCCCTTGTTTGTTCCGCGGAGAGAAACACCGTGAACCTAAAATCACGGAGACCTACTGGGCATTGAGAATTCTCGAGGCAACTAAATTGGCCCGATGCAATCACACGAACTCGACACAGTCTGGTTCCGATTCCTTGGCTAATTCCAACCGTTCGTGCAGCAGTAGCGGCCTTGTAGCGAGAAAATCGTCGCCGCAGTCAAT ggAGGGTGCAGCTCGCAATTTGAACACATCGAAGCGCGAACCATCGGCAAAAGGAGAAATTCGGGATCCTGCTGAGGTGTGCCATCGTCACGTTGCCTGCAAACTTTATCGTTGCAAG AGCGTTGGGCATTCAAGATGTTGTCGTCACGTAGTCAGTCGTGACTGCGATCTGTCGAGCGATTCCAATAGTGCGAAATCAATTACCAACTCGAACTTCATTCCGAAAGGAAAAACGAATCGTGGTTACGACGACGTAGAAGATGaagttttatttcgttccaCAGACTCCAATCCAG ATGGAGAAGAACAACTCAGTACTTCAACGGTGCCAGCCTCTGCATCGTGCGAACCGAACGCTAATTCACGCATCTCTGctcaatttataaaataa